The following DNA comes from Palaemon carinicauda isolate YSFRI2023 chromosome 22, ASM3689809v2, whole genome shotgun sequence.
TGAATTACAACTGCCTCCGCATCAGTTCATCAAAATATTAATTGACACAACGCAGGTGATGCATTAGGCAATGCGTGGCATGTCATTCTGTCCTCCTTAAACAGTAATAATCTTTTGTAGCCGAAGAGTGGAattttttgctttgctttgctTTTTTCCTCTCTTTATATTTAGAATTGATTTCCAATATACTTGAATTGTTTTGATGCTATATACGCATAAGTTCCACGCAGAGAGATACGCGGATGGATTAATCGAAATCGGACACCTCTTAAGGAATATGCTTTCATTGGAACTATAAATGTTGGGACCATGAGAGATTAGTGTGAGGGAATCGTTGAACTTCTAGAGGAGAAGAATTTGGAAATTATTGGAATTGCGCAGACAAGAATGAGGGGACATGGCTGAAAGACCATCCATGACGACTATGAATCAATATACttaagtgatgatgataatagaggccATAGTATTGGATTAATACTTGCACTCGGAATTTCCAATTATATCCAAgatataaaaacaagagaaaagtCGCagtaacaatgaaaattaaaaagcacAGAAAAACTACAATAATACAGTTCTATGGCCCCCAACAAGGAACACCACAGAAGGAGAAGGAACTTTTCTATGCAAATCTTCAGGAGGTGTTTGACCAGTGGCTCATTGATAGTAACATAGGGGTTATGGGTGACCTGAATGGTCATGTGGGCAGCAGCAGAATACTTGGAGTAATAAGTGATTTTGGTCTTGGGGAAGAGAATACCGAAGGTGAAATGTTGGTTGATTTTTTCCACAAGAAATAATTTAGCAATAATGAACATAATCTTTGAACATAGGGACTCGTATAAATATACCTGGTACAGgaacaaaaacaatatgaaaatctATGACCAAGAGGGTTTGATCAATTTTATTATAACGTCTAAGAAAAGTATCATAATGGATGCAAAAAACTACTCAGTCTATTTCATTAGATTCTGATCATAGACTCGTGAAAGCAAAATTAAAGATGCACACTCCCCAGTTACACAAGCAGCCTAAAAGATCGTTATTGAAAactgaaaacataaaagaaaattaaattaaataagttAGATTTGAAGAGGAAAGTAGATTTGTCAATGGTACCCAGGAAATTGAATTCTGGGACTCATTCAAAGAATCAACACATAAAAAACAGACTGAAGTCAGGGAAATCACATCTGTAggaggaagaaagaagaaaactcTCATGTGGTGGAACAAATATGCAAAACGGGCGATTAAGGACAAACAAAATAGCTTTCAATTATGAATGAAGGAAAAAATCACGGAAAGGAGAGAGTTCGAGTTCTATTGAAACTTGGCAAATCTAATCAAAAGAGAAGGCCAAAACGAAATGCGGAGGAGGATAGGGGAAACTTTAAATTGACTTTGAATACACCAGGAGACTCATTTACAGCATGCCAAGAAAATATAGAGCTAGAAAAACCACTGCAAATCGATcattaatcaaaaataaaaatggtgaGCTCCTCACACACCCTAGTGATATCAACAACAGGTGGGCAAAGCATTTTAACGAACTGTACTACGGTGAAGTTGCATTAAGTGAAGATGAAATTGATATGGATGTTGATAAGCCACAGAAATATCCAACTACATCTGAAGAAGGAAGATTGGCATTGAAatcaatgaaaaatagtaaagcaccTGAACCTGAAACATTACAGCTGAAGTGATAAAAGCTGGTGGAGAGATGACTGAACACCTCCATATTCTGTACAATATTGCTTCTAATTCTGGCATAGTTCTTGATGATTGGAGCTTACATTTTAATTGCAATTTCTTCAAAAAAAAGGGAGACCCAGCAGAGTGTAAGAACTACAGAAGAATATCAATTATGAGCCATAGAGGTAAAATCTATGAAAGAATTTTAGAGAGAAAAGTGAGACTGAGAGTAGAGGACAAGCTATGCAAGAGTCAGTGCGGCTTCAGACCAGTGTGCGGCACAATAGATCAGATACCAGCCTTACGAATATTCTTGATAAAGAAACGGGACTTTAATCAAGACCAACATCTGTGCTTTTTCCACCTAGAAAAAGCTTTTGATTGAGTTTCACTTCAACAACTTTGGGAAGTACTTCAAGAGTATGGGATCCCTGAACCACTACTAAAAGCAATCAAAAGTACCTATAAAGATCAGAAGAGTACTGTAGCTGGTGGAGAGGCTCTTTTTAACATCAATACTGAGGTAAGGCAGGGTAGTGTACTTTCCCCCTTCTCTTTATTGTTTACATAGATAGAGTCATAAGCTAAATAGACCAGAGGAACTTCCATGAAGAGAATTTTAGGTTTGATGATTATATTTTGTAGGTCACCGGTAGCAAAGAAAGTTTAGAAAATTAAAAGGAGACTATGGGATTACACTTAAACCCAACAAGGATTAAAATTAAACTGCACAAAAATCGC
Coding sequences within:
- the LOC137615971 gene encoding uncharacterized protein codes for the protein MKIKKHRKTTIIQFYGPQQGTPQKEKELFYANLQEVFDQWLIDSNIGVMGDLNGHVGSSRILGVISDFGLGEENTEGEIMPRKYRARKTTANRSLIKNKNGELLTHPSDINNRWAKHFNELYYGEVALSEDEIDMDVDKPQKYPTTSEEGRLALKSMKNSKAPEPETLQLK